A portion of the Mytilus galloprovincialis chromosome 12, xbMytGall1.hap1.1, whole genome shotgun sequence genome contains these proteins:
- the LOC143055516 gene encoding uncharacterized protein LOC143055516: MGTAQHWTGGTRMYNTYQVKRQDLPNLLPSFRCLKLTKQADTEVYVACDKENVLPYFCKIDNKQTNKVISENNNTGVLAGSVTLVLLVVAIFVLGLFLYKRRLDSKASQSKSQNIDQTTNQSTTETNPDGPKTGLKKGNRPLPIPFIGKMSEEDENTYCRIASVCVEEPTHNFSNQCYNEIIFKGYTNSSNIHYKENTIPVENTEDDENVYSRIVSAVFDEQKQTVAD; encoded by the exons ATGGGTACTGCACAACACTGGACAGGCGGTACACGGATGTATAATACATACCAAGTGAAACGCCAAG ATTTGCCAAATTTGCTACCATCATTTCGTTGTTTGAAACTGACCAAACAAGCTGATACCGAGGTATATGTTGCATGTGATAAAGAGAATGTTTTGCCATATTTTTGTAAGATTG acaacaagcaAACAAACAAAGTGATAAGTGAAAACAATAATACAG GTGTATTAGCTGGATCAGTAACCTTGGTTTTGCTCGTAGTTGCCATATTTGTATTAGGACTTTTCTTGTACAAACGAAG ACTAGATTCAAAAGCCTCTCAGAGCAAAAGTCAAAATATCGACCAAACAACGAATCAATCAACAACAGAAACCAATCCAGACGGCCCTAAGACGGGACTAAAAAAAGGTAACAGGCCGTTACCGATACCTTTTATAGGGAAAATGTCAGAGGAAGATGAAAATACTTACTGTAGAATAGCATCTGTATGTGTCGAGGAACCAACACACAATTTTTCGAATCAGTGttataatgaaattattttcaaAGGTTACACTAATTCATCAAACATACATTACAAAGAAAATACGATACCCGTTGAAAACACGGAAGACGACGAAAATGTCTACTCTAGGATAGTATCTGCAGTTTTTGACGAACAAAAACAGACCGTTGCAGATTAA